A window of the Bactrocera neohumeralis isolate Rockhampton unplaced genomic scaffold, APGP_CSIRO_Bneo_wtdbg2-racon-allhic-juicebox.fasta_v2 ctg6475, whole genome shotgun sequence genome harbors these coding sequences:
- the LOC126767439 gene encoding uncharacterized protein LOC126767439 codes for MSSNITAERYEQLKKERTFHKFTFRGLEIDPLLALSEEEFKALVHARARRNMNRHAKIRPPVLLKRLREAKKHVKVGEKPKATKTHLRDVVITPEMVGSVVAVYNGHAFISVEIKGEMIGHYIGEFAMSYKPVFHGRPGVGATHSSRFIPLK; via the coding sequence ATGTCCTCAAACATCACCGCTGAGAGGTACGAGCAGCTGAAGAAGGAGCGTACCTTCCACAAGTTCACGTTCCGTGGGCTTGAGATTGACCCCCTGCTCGCCCTGAGCGAGGAGGAGTTCAAGGCCCTCGTGCACGCGCGCGCCCGCCGCAACATGAACCGCCACGCGAAGATCCGCCCGCCTGTGCTGCTGAAGCGCCTGCGCGAGGCGAAGAAGCACGTGAAGGTTGGCGAGAAGCCGAAGGCGACCAAGACGCACCTGCGCGATGTCGTGATCACGCCCGAGATGGTTGGCTCCGTGGTTGCCGTGTACAACGGCCACGCCTTCATCTCCGTTGAGATCAAGGGTGAGATGATCGGTCACTACATTGGCGAGTTTGCCATGAGCTACAAGCCCGTCTTCCACGGCCGCCCCGGTGTTGGCGCCACCCACTCTTCCCGCTTCATCCCTCTGAAGTAA